A portion of the Granulosicoccus antarcticus IMCC3135 genome contains these proteins:
- a CDS encoding flagellar hook-length control protein FliK: MPEQNTIISGGTPALMQTLKSSKGELQAGGDTPENGSSLFSSNLSQALEQLTNTSASPSPGQRVNEQSQAAALAELKGSANAPGTEQINPVISGRLPKGTDQSILAGGEVVVSPKLNEVEMLVEGVSTTLNAESAVAENAESTFEPATQNAAIERYVPLSSAVAAADGTTALQTEEAQALRLNDTLTPPPPPPAAAAAGGGSTTLQREGAQAPKLNSTLTPSTVAVDGGMTTVQAQTSPELPLKGTVIPAVPKAVLPENTVGAPNSSIASNLPEELAETTGQAISIARAGQSDPGAVPSKTVVVPELTAPVTSIQTDTRATALDLPVKEGLKAKVDHFGGQQPVAPAMLKPSVQQSPEATLLTASTGNAGTGISGETTNAVHAPITPALAAQVDKNTLLQPSQASNGDAVKPLVTNNEGVKQAEVSVLQLQQNIEVANKEVVKVASTPLQGTELAAVKLPLLQPVEMVQTVASRLAAHRLNSNSINSVAHSELPQSTLPVSAADGQTLMAAPDAKTTVQQRIATAEALLSKMSVDTNDAVLNKADADNSLAAIPVTNVATVTGVRTDAMSAPVTQAPFNIPLDSADAESALTGNVKWMANEGVKNAFMTVTPNGMGPISVKIGIEGDQMEVSITAAQHNTREALESMLPRLREQLAVQGHESVKVDVSDGKSEQSRSGNGQTFADSRGSAGSGSQENQSNSSNHQEKTEYGRTSGLDMVPDSFMAEDLQRVAARVTGENHDRPVFDAYV, from the coding sequence ATGCCTGAGCAAAATACTATCATCTCGGGTGGAACTCCCGCTTTGATGCAAACCTTGAAATCCTCAAAAGGAGAGTTGCAGGCTGGCGGAGATACTCCAGAGAATGGAAGTTCTCTGTTTTCCAGTAATTTGAGCCAGGCACTAGAGCAGCTCACGAATACCAGCGCCTCGCCTTCACCGGGGCAGCGGGTGAATGAGCAATCGCAGGCGGCTGCTCTGGCAGAGTTGAAGGGGAGCGCGAACGCGCCAGGTACTGAACAGATCAACCCCGTAATTTCTGGGAGACTACCAAAAGGTACTGATCAGAGCATTCTGGCAGGGGGCGAGGTTGTAGTAAGTCCCAAGTTGAATGAGGTCGAGATGCTGGTGGAAGGTGTTTCAACAACGTTGAACGCGGAATCTGCTGTTGCAGAAAATGCAGAGAGTACTTTTGAGCCCGCTACACAAAACGCAGCGATTGAGCGCTACGTGCCTTTAAGCTCAGCGGTGGCGGCTGCTGATGGGACGACAGCCTTGCAGACTGAAGAAGCACAAGCGCTGAGGCTGAATGATACGTTGACACCACCACCACCACCACCAGCTGCTGCTGCTGCAGGTGGTGGATCAACAACCTTGCAGAGGGAAGGCGCACAGGCGCCAAAGCTGAATAGTACATTAACGCCATCAACGGTTGCAGTTGATGGTGGCATGACAACCGTGCAGGCGCAAACATCGCCGGAACTACCATTGAAAGGTACGGTAATACCCGCCGTACCTAAAGCAGTACTGCCAGAAAATACTGTAGGAGCACCGAACAGCTCGATTGCGAGTAACCTGCCTGAAGAGCTTGCGGAGACTACCGGGCAAGCCATTTCGATTGCTCGGGCCGGACAATCGGACCCTGGTGCAGTTCCGTCCAAGACGGTTGTGGTTCCTGAGCTAACAGCGCCAGTCACGTCGATTCAAACCGACACGCGAGCCACTGCTCTGGATTTGCCGGTCAAGGAAGGATTGAAGGCGAAAGTTGACCATTTTGGAGGGCAGCAACCCGTTGCTCCTGCAATGCTGAAACCATCGGTTCAACAGAGCCCTGAAGCAACTTTACTGACAGCCTCAACGGGTAATGCGGGCACGGGAATATCGGGTGAAACTACCAATGCAGTACACGCACCGATAACTCCTGCACTGGCAGCTCAGGTCGACAAGAATACGCTGTTACAACCTTCGCAGGCAAGCAACGGTGATGCAGTAAAGCCTCTTGTCACGAACAACGAAGGGGTGAAGCAAGCGGAGGTGTCAGTTCTACAGTTGCAACAGAATATTGAAGTTGCCAACAAGGAAGTGGTGAAAGTTGCGAGCACTCCGCTGCAAGGTACCGAGCTTGCAGCTGTCAAGTTGCCTCTATTGCAGCCGGTCGAGATGGTACAGACGGTTGCTTCACGATTGGCGGCCCACCGGCTGAATTCCAATAGCATCAATAGTGTGGCACACAGTGAGTTGCCTCAGTCTACGCTGCCCGTTAGTGCGGCAGATGGGCAGACTCTGATGGCTGCCCCAGATGCTAAGACGACGGTCCAGCAGCGCATTGCTACAGCGGAAGCCTTGCTATCGAAAATGAGCGTAGATACCAATGATGCGGTGTTGAACAAGGCTGATGCAGATAATTCACTTGCGGCAATACCTGTCACTAATGTTGCCACTGTTACTGGCGTGCGTACGGATGCGATGTCGGCTCCAGTTACCCAGGCTCCATTCAATATCCCACTTGATTCTGCCGATGCTGAGTCAGCGCTGACGGGTAACGTCAAGTGGATGGCTAATGAAGGCGTCAAGAATGCATTCATGACAGTCACACCAAATGGCATGGGACCGATATCTGTAAAGATTGGAATTGAAGGGGACCAGATGGAGGTTTCGATCACAGCAGCTCAGCACAACACCCGAGAGGCATTGGAGTCGATGTTGCCGCGTTTACGGGAACAGTTGGCAGTGCAGGGACATGAAAGTGTAAAGGTGGATGTATCAGACGGTAAGAGTGAGCAGTCACGATCCGGAAATGGCCAGACTTTTGCAGACTCGCGCGGTTCTGCAGGCTCAGGGTCTCAGGAAAATCAAAGTAACAGTAGTAACCATCAGGAAAAGACAGAGTATGGCCGTACGAGCGGATTGGACATGGTTCCAGATAGCTTCATGGCTGAAGACTTGCAACGTGTTGCAGCAAGAGTCACTGGCGAAAATCATGATCGCCCTGTGTTTGACGCCTATGTATAG
- a CDS encoding flagellar basal body-associated FliL family protein codes for MNKMIMIGGGALLLVGASVGGSLFLTGAFDKEPVVAAAAEAAVEEPLPEEILYHNVQPEFVVNFQGKTRMKFMMIEMVVATHDEKVLTVLDDHDPELRNTLLLLLSQQDSEVLKTVEGKKALQTSAVESIDEVVSKYYRSDRILDVLITRLVMQ; via the coding sequence ATGAATAAAATGATCATGATCGGTGGTGGGGCGCTTTTACTGGTTGGTGCCAGTGTAGGTGGTTCTCTATTTCTGACAGGGGCATTTGACAAGGAGCCCGTTGTAGCGGCTGCAGCTGAAGCGGCAGTGGAAGAGCCATTGCCTGAAGAAATTCTGTATCACAATGTGCAACCCGAGTTTGTCGTGAACTTTCAGGGCAAGACCCGAATGAAATTCATGATGATAGAAATGGTGGTTGCAACCCATGATGAGAAGGTGCTGACGGTCCTGGATGATCACGATCCTGAGCTGCGTAACACTTTGTTATTGCTGCTTTCGCAACAGGATAGTGAAGTACTGAAAACCGTAGAGGGTAAAAAGGCATTACAGACAAGTGCAGTAGAAAGTATCGATGAAGTCGTTAGCAAGTACTACCGTAGCGACCGAATACTCGATGTTCTTATCACGCGATTGGTAATGCAATAG
- a CDS encoding FliM/FliN family flagellar motor switch protein: protein MEQENKKEASSYDFVHPGHKLNKQWPVLDLVNARIATAFGTSLGDRLQIPLIGQAVQTTRSKYMDSVRSIGPTGIVHELSLSPLEGVIWFCMDTSVVSALVDSYFGGKAEVIPLEKPRELSRTEKRVMQHIVDAVLAAMTDGWSMVLKGNAALVRPIDVGRLNNAPLEQVMVTSDLKLQLGELELPCQLVYQFETLKPLSEQLEHEPTTTSKQDHAFSEALRTELMRCELDIRGVLSESRITLGKLLELKAGDFIPLRDVQTVSFKTQQMPLFDARVGSSNGRVSASLSRWHLPNGH from the coding sequence ATGGAACAAGAAAATAAAAAGGAAGCGTCGTCGTATGACTTCGTACATCCCGGACACAAACTCAACAAGCAATGGCCTGTACTGGATCTGGTCAATGCACGTATCGCAACAGCATTTGGTACCTCTTTAGGTGATCGTCTACAGATACCGTTGATTGGCCAGGCGGTGCAAACCACACGCAGCAAGTACATGGACAGTGTTCGCTCCATTGGGCCAACAGGGATTGTCCATGAATTATCACTAAGCCCTCTGGAGGGTGTCATATGGTTCTGCATGGATACCAGTGTAGTATCTGCGTTGGTAGATAGCTACTTCGGTGGTAAGGCAGAAGTAATACCACTCGAAAAGCCGCGTGAACTATCACGAACCGAAAAGCGCGTTATGCAACACATTGTTGATGCAGTGCTTGCCGCCATGACGGATGGTTGGTCAATGGTTCTGAAGGGAAACGCTGCACTGGTCCGACCGATAGATGTCGGCCGATTGAACAATGCACCACTTGAGCAGGTCATGGTGACCAGCGACTTGAAGCTGCAGCTGGGTGAGCTGGAGCTACCGTGTCAACTGGTCTACCAGTTCGAGACACTCAAGCCTTTGAGCGAGCAGCTTGAACATGAACCTACAACGACCTCCAAGCAAGATCACGCTTTCAGTGAGGCTTTACGCACAGAGCTGATGCGCTGTGAGCTTGATATTCGCGGAGTGCTATCGGAGTCGCGGATAACGTTGGGTAAACTGCTCGAGTTGAAGGCAGGTGATTTCATACCCCTTCGTGACGTGCAAACAGTGTCTTTCAAGACACAGCAAATGCCATTGTTTGATGCCCGTGTTGGCAGCAGTAATGGACGTGTTTCAGCCAGCTTGTCTCGCTGGCATCTACCTAACGGTCATTAA
- the fliN gene encoding flagellar motor switch protein FliN: MSEDNTARDMPEAEDTTAADAAAPDAENFTDVDPAANAGAPEAEGAGAPAATGEESVRSVERPDLGNGPEADLQDRPTADIAMILDIPVTLSMEIGQTRISINELLKLSKDSVIELQRMADEPMDVLVNGTLVAHGEAVVVGDRFGIRLTDVISPQERLRKFG, translated from the coding sequence ATGTCTGAAGACAATACAGCACGCGATATGCCTGAAGCCGAAGATACTACTGCGGCAGATGCCGCAGCACCAGATGCGGAAAATTTCACGGATGTGGATCCTGCTGCGAATGCCGGAGCACCCGAAGCAGAGGGAGCGGGCGCTCCTGCTGCAACAGGCGAGGAGTCGGTACGGTCGGTAGAAAGGCCTGATCTTGGCAATGGTCCGGAAGCAGACTTGCAGGATCGTCCTACCGCCGATATCGCCATGATTCTGGATATTCCGGTGACGTTGTCGATGGAAATCGGACAGACGCGTATCTCGATCAATGAATTGCTGAAGCTCAGTAAGGATTCTGTCATCGAATTGCAGCGTATGGCAGATGAACCCATGGATGTACTGGTTAACGGCACGTTGGTTGCACATGGAGAAGCGGTGGTAGTCGGAGACCGTTTTGGTATTCGGCTAACCGATGTCATCAGCCCGCAAGAACGTTTACGCAAGTTTGGCTGA
- the fliO gene encoding flagellar biosynthetic protein FliO: MFRLVTARIALIGAGWFCDSAFAAETGNVVISPLATLGKLAIALILVLLVFWVFARVMRQLQGARGVIHSGLKVVGALSLGQRERVVVVQAGDAQLVLGVTATQINTLHVLTTPLSNNGTAEIGDFRQKLSAALKRQVAD; this comes from the coding sequence ATGTTCCGTCTTGTTACGGCGCGTATTGCGCTGATCGGTGCGGGCTGGTTCTGTGACTCGGCGTTTGCAGCGGAGACTGGTAACGTGGTCATATCGCCGCTAGCTACTCTGGGAAAACTGGCTATTGCGCTGATACTGGTATTGCTGGTGTTCTGGGTATTTGCACGCGTCATGCGGCAGTTGCAGGGAGCCAGGGGTGTCATTCACAGTGGTCTTAAAGTCGTCGGAGCTCTATCGCTGGGGCAGCGAGAACGTGTGGTGGTGGTACAGGCTGGCGATGCTCAGTTAGTGCTCGGTGTTACGGCTACCCAGATAAACACCCTGCATGTACTGACAACTCCTCTGAGTAATAATGGCACTGCAGAGATAGGGGATTTTCGACAAAAGCTCAGTGCTGCACTGAAACGGCAGGTTGCCGACTGA